GATGAGCGCTACGAGCGGCAGCAGCCAGACCAACAGAGTCTTTCCCGAGAACGGAGGGTCGACGAGGATCGCAGTGTTGTAGCGATCCTCGAAGTACTGGATGATCTGATCGTCGGTCCATCCGGCCGCAACCTTCTCCCGGGTGATCTCCATCATCGTCTGGGCGGTCTTCGACGGTGATTCGGCGATCGTGACTCCCTGACACACGGGGCACTTGATGCGCTGACCAAGGCTGTCGACCCGATCTTCCGGTGTCGGGTCACCTGCGATCAGGCCGGCGACGACGATCGCTGCGAGCGCCACTGTGATGACACCGGCGATGATCTGTCTTGCGCGGTTGGACATTGACACTCCACACTCGGAGGAAGCAGGAAGGATACCAGAGGCTCAGGGGGTGGATTCCGAGAGTGGAGAGGAAGCGTCTACGCTGCGCGCCGTGGATCGCCCGCTCGGAATCGTTCTGTTGCTTGCCCTTCCTGCGTCCGGAAAGTCCGAGATTCGCCGGTATCTGGCGTCGCTGCCACCCCATGTGGCACGCTCGGATTTCAACCTCGGTCCCACGATCCAGATCGATGATTACCCGTACGTGCATCTCATGCGGCGGATCTCCCAGGAACAGGTCCGACTCGGGTCGGCACCTGCGTTCTTCGCCGACGACACTCAGCCGTTTCTCGACGATCGGGATTGGGGGACACTCACGGTGCTTCTCGACGAGGACTATCAGGCGCTGAAGCGAGAGACCCGGGAGTGTATCGACGATCCTGCTCGCCGGCTTCTCGATCGCCTCGATCGTGCCCGAGCGGCGGCAGGGGCGCCGGCCCCCTTCGATGACCTCGACTCGCGAGCAGCGCTCGAGGCCGCCATCGCGAAGGATGCGGCGGAAGTTGTCGCAGCGCTTCCCTCCGGGCCTCTCGAGGAAGGCGAGACGGTCGTCATGGAGTTCGCCCGGGGCGGACCCCGCGGGTCGGTCATGCCCCTTCCACCGCCCTTCGGATACCGCTACGCACTGTCGATGTTGTCGCCGGAGATACTCTCTCGGGCAGCGATTCTCTACGTGTGGGTCAGTCCAGAGGAGAGCCGGCGCAAGAACCGGGAACGGGCACGTCCGGGTGCCGACGGTTCGATCCTGCACCACGGGGTCCCGGAGGCGGTGATGGAGGCGGAGTATGGCGTCGATGACATGGCATGGCTGCTCGAGTCATCGGACATTCCCGGCACGGTCACGGTGAACGCACATGGCCGCGTGTTTCACCTTCCTGCCGCGCGATTCGACAACCGGGTGGATCGAACCTCGTTCTTGCGCGCAGACCCGGGGCGGTGGCCCCCGAATGAGATTCGGGCCGTACATGAGGAGTTGCAGCGTGCGTTTCGTTCGTTGCAGGAATCACGGGAGGCGTTGGACGAATCCGGCGACGTGGGCGGGGATCGCTAGCCGGGGATTCGAGGGTTCAGGAGGGCCCGCGGTCAGCCGGGTCGGGATGACGCCCGTCCACACCGGCCATTCTTCCACCGATGTCGGTGCTCCCGACCGGGCCTTCAGAGACGCCTCACTCAGCGGGATCGAGACGACCGCGGTCGCGCCAACTTCCTGGTCGGTCATCGGGCGCAGATGAGGAAGCCGTCCGGGAATGAGGTGTTCGACGATCGCGTCGAGCACAGCTCGCTTCTCCTGAGGATCCGTGATCT
This DNA window, taken from bacterium BMS3Abin02, encodes the following:
- the ccmH_1 gene encoding cytochrome c-type biogenesis protein CcmH precursor; the protein is MSNRARQIIAGVITVALAAIVVAGLIAGDPTPEDRVDSLGQRIKCPVCQGVTIAESPSKTAQTMMEITREKVAAGWTDDQIIQYFEDRYNTAILVDPPFSGKTLLVWLLPLVALIAGVALILSKMRSRRKGVS